In Streptomyces thermolilacinus SPC6, a single genomic region encodes these proteins:
- a CDS encoding fibronectin type III-like domain-contianing protein codes for MARPVRWFAGYAAVRAEAVRAVTAAGEVPVRAPRHWSEEERAWSTEPGPYRLVAGRSAGDPRWEGTVTAERRAVTG; via the coding sequence GTGGCGCGGCCCGTGCGCTGGTTCGCCGGCTACGCGGCGGTCCGGGCGGAGGCGGTCCGGGCGGTGACCGCCGCGGGGGAGGTGCCGGTCCGTGCCCCGCGCCACTGGTCGGAGGAGGAGCGCGCCTGGTCCACGGAGCCGGGGCCGTACCGGCTCGTGGCGGGGCGGTCGGCGGGGGACCCGCGGTGGGAAGGGACGGTGACGGCCGAGCGCCGGGCGGTCACCGGCTGA
- a CDS encoding ROK family protein — protein MKVRSGRTVRDLRRENRTAVLQRLYFDGPLSRFSLGPVTGLSSGSVSNVVSELVADGLVEEAGSVDSAGGRPRTLLRIRADSGYMIGVDVGETRVRIELFDLALTELARVERPLETEGPRRVDRYDVGVVVGHLREGIPEVLRRAGIPVERLLGVGIGVPGIVARTPEDGAVVHGQTIGWDAVPLERLLRESRLLPETVPFHIDNGAKTLGQAEMWFGAGRGAQNAVVVLFGSGVGACLVTDDMRSGRAVEWGHLTVRVRGRHCRCGAQGCLEAYAGAEALLERWSEAGGRPPAGADEETALTAMLAAAYPAPGADGTTAPADATALAVLEETAEYLGAGFSDLINLFQPERILVGGWAGLQLGRRFLDSVRTHATAYSLTYPAARVEIDLGTLGPDAVTVGAAILPLADFFARGGRRAEAVPEEQSPAWHATLRERAAQ, from the coding sequence GTGAAGGTGCGCAGCGGCCGTACTGTGCGTGACCTGCGGCGGGAGAACCGCACCGCGGTACTGCAACGGTTGTATTTCGACGGGCCTTTGAGCCGCTTCTCGCTCGGTCCGGTCACCGGCCTGAGTTCCGGCTCGGTCAGCAACGTGGTGTCCGAGCTCGTCGCCGACGGCCTGGTGGAGGAGGCCGGCAGCGTCGACTCGGCCGGGGGCCGCCCCCGTACGCTCCTGCGCATCCGCGCGGACAGCGGCTACATGATCGGCGTGGACGTCGGTGAGACGCGCGTGCGGATCGAGCTGTTCGACCTGGCCCTCACCGAACTGGCGCGGGTGGAGAGGCCGTTGGAGACCGAGGGCCCGCGGCGGGTCGACCGTTACGACGTCGGCGTCGTCGTCGGCCATCTGCGCGAGGGCATCCCCGAGGTGCTGCGTCGGGCCGGGATCCCGGTGGAGCGGCTGCTGGGCGTCGGCATCGGAGTGCCGGGCATCGTCGCCAGGACCCCCGAGGACGGCGCGGTGGTGCACGGCCAGACCATCGGCTGGGACGCCGTCCCGCTGGAACGGCTCCTGCGCGAGTCGCGGCTGCTGCCCGAGACCGTGCCGTTCCACATCGACAACGGCGCCAAGACGCTCGGCCAGGCGGAGATGTGGTTCGGCGCCGGGCGCGGCGCACAGAACGCGGTCGTGGTCCTCTTCGGCTCCGGAGTGGGCGCCTGCCTCGTCACCGACGACATGCGCTCCGGCCGGGCCGTGGAGTGGGGGCACCTGACCGTACGGGTACGCGGCCGTCACTGCCGCTGCGGCGCCCAGGGCTGCCTGGAGGCGTACGCGGGAGCGGAGGCCCTGCTGGAACGGTGGTCCGAGGCGGGTGGGCGGCCCCCCGCCGGCGCGGACGAGGAGACCGCGCTGACCGCGATGCTCGCCGCCGCCTACCCCGCCCCGGGCGCCGACGGAACGACGGCACCGGCCGACGCGACCGCTCTGGCCGTCCTGGAGGAGACCGCCGAGTACCTGGGTGCCGGTTTCTCCGACCTGATCAACCTGTTCCAGCCCGAGCGCATCCTGGTCGGCGGCTGGGCGGGCCTCCAGCTCGGCCGACGCTTCCTCGACTCCGTGCGGACCCACGCCACTGCGTACTCGCTGACGTACCCGGCCGCGCGTGTGGAGATCGATCTCGGCACCCTGGGACCGGACGCCGTCACGGTCGGAGCCGCGATCCTGCCGCTCGCCGACTTCTTCGCCCGCGGCGGCCGCCGCGCAGAAGCGGTTCCGGAGGAGCAGAGCCCCGCCTGGCACGCGACCCTGCGGGAACGGGCGGCGCAGTGA
- a CDS encoding ABC transporter substrate-binding protein codes for MRRIRAAAVGAVTLPLVLTAAACGGGSSGSEGSNEQPGTLTYWASNQGANLEVDKKVLQPELDKFEKETGIKVKLEVVPWSDLLNRILTATTSGQGPDVLNIGNTWSASLQSSGALLPWDAKNFEAIGGKDRFVESALGSTGIQGQDPAAVPLYSMAYALYYNKKLFAEAGIEKPPATWDELVAAGKKLTAKGYNGLGAEGSNLSNNIHQVFVLGKQHDADFFTPDGKVDFTSDGAVAAVKQYVDLMAEHKIIAPGNAEYAQNQSLSDFAKDKTAMVLWQTASATFKTQGMNDDEWGVAPAPVRSGKPGPGTATNSMVAGINMAVFKNTRNIDGAKKFVKFMTSDEEQVILNKAYGSIPPVKTAQQDPAFDTPALAVLRETLASSATALPQVPEESQFETVVGTAVKELFADAAAGRPVTTESVRAKLEKAQQQMPET; via the coding sequence ATGCGCAGAATCAGAGCCGCAGCCGTCGGCGCCGTCACCCTCCCGCTCGTTCTCACCGCGGCCGCCTGCGGCGGGGGCTCGTCCGGCTCGGAGGGCTCCAACGAGCAGCCGGGAACGCTCACGTACTGGGCCTCGAACCAGGGCGCCAACCTCGAGGTGGACAAGAAGGTCCTCCAGCCCGAACTCGACAAGTTCGAGAAGGAGACCGGCATCAAGGTGAAACTGGAGGTCGTGCCCTGGTCCGACCTGCTCAACCGGATCCTCACCGCGACCACCTCAGGCCAGGGCCCCGACGTCCTCAACATCGGCAACACCTGGAGCGCCTCCCTGCAGTCCAGCGGCGCCCTGCTGCCCTGGGACGCCAAGAACTTCGAGGCGATCGGCGGCAAGGACCGCTTCGTGGAATCCGCCCTCGGCTCCACCGGCATCCAGGGCCAGGACCCCGCCGCCGTACCGCTGTACTCCATGGCCTACGCGCTCTACTACAACAAGAAGCTGTTCGCCGAGGCGGGCATCGAGAAGCCGCCGGCCACCTGGGACGAGCTGGTCGCCGCCGGCAAGAAGCTCACCGCGAAGGGCTACAACGGTCTGGGCGCGGAGGGCTCCAACCTCTCGAACAACATCCACCAGGTCTTCGTCCTCGGCAAGCAGCACGACGCGGACTTCTTCACCCCCGACGGCAAGGTCGACTTCACCTCCGACGGCGCCGTCGCCGCCGTCAAGCAGTACGTCGACCTCATGGCCGAGCACAAGATCATCGCGCCGGGCAACGCCGAGTACGCGCAGAACCAGTCCCTGAGCGACTTCGCCAAGGACAAGACGGCCATGGTCCTGTGGCAGACCGCGTCGGCCACCTTCAAGACCCAGGGCATGAACGACGACGAGTGGGGAGTGGCGCCCGCCCCGGTGCGGTCCGGAAAGCCCGGCCCGGGCACCGCCACCAATTCCATGGTCGCCGGCATCAACATGGCCGTCTTCAAGAACACCAGGAACATCGACGGCGCCAAGAAGTTCGTCAAGTTCATGACCAGCGACGAAGAGCAGGTCATCCTCAACAAGGCCTACGGCTCCATCCCGCCGGTCAAGACCGCCCAGCAGGACCCGGCCTTCGACACCCCGGCGCTCGCCGTCCTGCGCGAGACCCTGGCGTCCAGTGCCACCGCACTCCCGCAGGTCCCGGAGGAGTCGCAGTTCGAGACCGTCGTCGGCACCGCGGTCAAGGAGCTCTTCGCCGACGCCGCCGCCGGCCGTCCGGTGACCACCGAGTCGGTGCGGGCCAAGCTCGAAAAGGCTCAGCAGCAGATGCCCGAGACGTGA
- a CDS encoding carbohydrate ABC transporter permease has product MTLTAASGTGERTARKNSPGAAPRTRRSGRLRRIGLPYLLLLPALLLELLVHLVPMAIGIVVSFKELTQFHIRDWGTAPWTGLDNYSLAVDFNAPVGEALLKSFLTTCLFTLFSVGLCWLLGVAAAVFLQEGFRGRGFLRTIFLVPYALPVYAAVITWAFMFQRDNGLINHVLHDQLGLTDTPPFWLIGENSFITLLVVSVWKGWPFAFLIIMAGLQNIPREIYEAAALDGAGIWQQILRVTLPSLRPVNQVLVLVLFLWTFNDFNTPFVLFGKAAPEAADLISLHIYQSSFQTWNFGTGSAMSVLLLLFLLVVTGAYLLLTSRGRKATDA; this is encoded by the coding sequence ATGACCCTCACCGCTGCCTCCGGCACAGGAGAGCGGACGGCACGGAAGAACTCTCCCGGAGCGGCGCCGCGCACGCGCCGCTCCGGGCGGCTGCGCCGCATCGGCCTGCCGTACCTCCTGCTGCTCCCCGCCCTCCTGCTCGAACTCCTCGTCCACCTGGTGCCGATGGCGATCGGCATCGTCGTCAGCTTCAAGGAGCTCACCCAGTTCCACATCCGCGACTGGGGCACCGCTCCCTGGACCGGGCTCGACAACTACTCCCTCGCGGTGGACTTCAACGCCCCCGTGGGCGAGGCGTTGCTGAAGTCCTTCCTCACCACCTGCCTGTTCACCCTGTTCTCGGTCGGGCTGTGCTGGCTGCTCGGGGTGGCCGCCGCCGTCTTCCTGCAGGAGGGCTTCCGCGGCCGGGGATTCCTGCGCACGATCTTCCTCGTCCCGTACGCGCTGCCCGTCTACGCGGCCGTCATCACCTGGGCGTTCATGTTCCAGCGCGACAACGGACTGATCAACCACGTCCTGCACGACCAGCTCGGCCTCACCGACACCCCGCCGTTCTGGCTGATCGGCGAGAACAGCTTCATCACGCTGCTCGTCGTCTCCGTGTGGAAGGGCTGGCCCTTCGCCTTCCTGATCATCATGGCGGGGCTCCAGAACATTCCCCGGGAGATCTACGAGGCCGCCGCCCTCGACGGTGCCGGGATCTGGCAGCAGATCCTCCGCGTCACCCTGCCGTCGCTGCGTCCGGTCAACCAGGTGCTGGTGCTGGTGCTGTTCCTGTGGACCTTCAACGACTTCAACACCCCCTTCGTCCTCTTCGGCAAAGCGGCACCGGAGGCGGCGGACCTCATCTCCCTGCACATCTACCAGTCCTCGTTCCAGACCTGGAACTTCGGCACGGGCTCCGCCATGTCGGTCCTCCTGCTCCTGTTCCTGCTCGTGGTGACAGGCGCCTACCTCCTGCTCACCTCCCGAGGAAGGAAGGCCACCGATGCCTAG
- a CDS encoding carbohydrate ABC transporter permease — MAAPRSFLWSRRIFLTLLTGFVLLPVYVMVSSSLKPLEDVSGTFQWIPSDLTVRPYFDIWETVPLADYFMNSLIVAGAATVCSVTIAVFAAYAVSRYSFRGKRVFTVTVLSTQMFPGILFLLPLFLIYVNIGNATGIALFGSRGGLILTYLTFSLPFSIWMLIGYFDSVPRDLDEAAKVDGCGPLGALFRVVVPAAVPGIVAVAVYAFMTAWGEVLFASVMTNETTRTLAVGLQGYSTQNDVYWNQIMAASLVVSLPVVAGFLLLQRYLVTGLTAGAVK; from the coding sequence ATGGCCGCCCCGCGGTCCTTCCTGTGGAGCCGGCGGATCTTCCTGACGCTCCTCACCGGCTTCGTGCTGCTGCCGGTGTACGTCATGGTCTCCAGCTCGCTCAAGCCGCTGGAGGACGTGTCCGGCACGTTCCAGTGGATCCCCTCGGACCTCACCGTCCGCCCGTACTTCGACATCTGGGAAACCGTCCCGCTGGCCGACTACTTCATGAACTCCCTGATCGTGGCCGGGGCGGCGACCGTCTGCTCCGTGACGATCGCCGTGTTCGCGGCCTACGCGGTCAGCCGCTACTCGTTCCGCGGCAAGCGGGTCTTCACCGTCACGGTGCTCTCGACCCAGATGTTCCCCGGCATCCTGTTCCTGCTGCCGCTCTTCCTCATCTACGTCAACATCGGCAACGCCACCGGGATCGCCCTCTTCGGTTCCCGCGGGGGCCTGATCCTCACCTACCTCACCTTCTCCCTGCCCTTCTCCATCTGGATGCTGATCGGCTACTTCGACTCGGTGCCCCGCGACCTGGACGAGGCGGCCAAGGTGGACGGCTGCGGGCCGCTCGGCGCTCTGTTCAGGGTCGTCGTCCCCGCGGCGGTCCCCGGCATCGTGGCGGTCGCGGTCTACGCCTTCATGACGGCCTGGGGCGAGGTCCTCTTCGCCTCCGTCATGACCAACGAGACCACCCGGACCCTCGCCGTCGGCCTCCAGGGCTACTCCACCCAGAACGACGTGTACTGGAACCAGATCATGGCCGCCTCCCTGGTCGTCAGCCTGCCCGTCGTCGCGGGCTTCCTGCTCCTCCAGCGCTACCTCGTCACCGGACTGACCGCCGGCGCCGTCAAGTGA
- a CDS encoding GH1 family beta-glucosidase, whose translation MSDSIDLAAFPPDFVWGTATSAYQIEGAVAEGGRAPSIWDTFSHTPGRVDNDDHGDEACDHYHRWPEDIALMRSLGTNAYRMSIAWPRVLPAGDGPVNAAGLDFYDRLVDGLLDAGITPNITLYHWDLPQALQDRGGWTTRETAEHLAAYASVVAGRLGDRVTRWATLNEPLCSGWIGHLEGRMAPGLTDLTAAVHASYHLLLGHGLAAQAIRAAVPGAQVGLVTNHSTVEAASTRPEDIAAATRMDGHTNRWWLDPVYGRGFPADMRELYGVALPERPGDLETMTVPLDWHGLNYYFPVTVADDPAGPVPYAREVRLPDVPRTGMDWQIDADGLETFLLRLTDDYGVRRLYVTENGSAFPDTVGPDGTVDDPERTRYLEQHLGACARAVRKGAPLAGYYAWSLLDNFEWAYGYDKRFGLVHVDYATQARTVKASGRRYADIIRAHRQAHA comes from the coding sequence GTGTCCGATTCGATCGATCTCGCCGCTTTCCCGCCCGACTTCGTCTGGGGCACGGCCACATCCGCCTACCAGATCGAGGGCGCCGTCGCCGAGGGCGGCCGGGCACCGTCGATCTGGGACACCTTCTCCCACACCCCGGGACGGGTCGACAACGACGACCACGGCGACGAAGCCTGCGACCACTACCACCGGTGGCCCGAGGACATCGCCCTGATGCGCTCGCTCGGCACCAACGCCTACCGCATGTCCATCGCCTGGCCGCGCGTCCTGCCCGCCGGTGACGGGCCGGTCAACGCGGCCGGCCTCGATTTCTACGACCGGCTCGTCGACGGCCTCCTCGACGCCGGCATCACCCCCAACATCACCCTCTACCACTGGGACCTTCCCCAGGCCCTCCAGGACCGCGGCGGCTGGACCACGCGCGAGACCGCCGAACACCTCGCCGCCTACGCTTCCGTCGTCGCCGGACGGCTGGGCGACCGGGTCACCCGCTGGGCCACCTTGAACGAACCGCTGTGCTCCGGATGGATCGGCCACCTCGAAGGCCGGATGGCCCCCGGCCTCACCGACCTGACCGCCGCCGTGCACGCCTCCTACCACCTGCTGCTCGGCCACGGACTGGCCGCGCAGGCGATCCGCGCGGCCGTGCCGGGCGCCCAGGTCGGGCTCGTGACCAACCACTCCACCGTGGAGGCCGCGTCCACGCGGCCGGAGGACATCGCGGCGGCCACCCGCATGGACGGCCACACCAACCGCTGGTGGCTCGACCCCGTCTACGGCCGGGGCTTCCCCGCCGACATGCGCGAGCTCTACGGCGTCGCACTGCCCGAACGCCCGGGCGACCTGGAGACGATGACCGTCCCGCTCGACTGGCACGGCCTCAACTACTACTTCCCGGTCACGGTCGCCGACGACCCGGCCGGCCCCGTCCCGTACGCCCGCGAGGTCCGCCTGCCCGACGTGCCCCGCACCGGCATGGACTGGCAGATCGACGCCGACGGCCTGGAGACGTTCCTGCTGCGGCTGACCGACGACTACGGCGTACGCCGGTTGTACGTCACCGAGAACGGCTCCGCCTTCCCCGACACCGTCGGTCCCGACGGCACCGTCGACGACCCCGAGCGGACCCGCTACCTGGAACAGCACCTGGGCGCCTGCGCCCGCGCCGTACGCAAGGGCGCCCCGCTCGCCGGGTACTACGCCTGGTCGCTCCTCGACAACTTCGAATGGGCCTACGGCTACGACAAGCGCTTCGGGCTCGTCCACGTCGACTACGCGACGCAGGCACGCACCGTCAAGGCGAGCGGCCGCCGGTACGCGGACATCATCCGCGCCCACCGACAGGCCCATGCCTGA
- a CDS encoding HipA family kinase, translating to MLEEVVATRYVTPLREGGSLPGIVEADDLGTYVMKFTGAGQGRKTLVAEVICGQLGRRLGLRVPELVTIQLDPVIGLGEPDQEVQELLKASGGLNLGMDYLPGSIGFDPLAYEMDPVEAGRVVWFDALINNVDRSWRNPNMLVWHGEPWLIDHGATMIWHHNWPGAQASAAKPYDASDHVLATYGPDVAAAAAELAPRVTEELLTEVTADVPDEWLVDEPGFDAPDAVRRAYVEALLPRAATIHERVTVGERTERKPSQAPGWLTDHLTPWPHTTGQGEHSKQKDSGE from the coding sequence GTGTTGGAAGAGGTCGTAGCGACCCGCTATGTCACGCCGTTGCGTGAGGGCGGCTCGCTCCCCGGGATCGTCGAGGCCGATGATCTCGGCACGTATGTCATGAAGTTCACCGGCGCGGGACAGGGCCGCAAGACGCTCGTCGCGGAGGTGATCTGCGGTCAGCTCGGCCGTCGCCTCGGGCTGCGCGTGCCCGAGCTCGTCACCATCCAGCTGGACCCGGTCATCGGCCTCGGCGAGCCCGACCAGGAGGTCCAGGAACTGCTGAAGGCCAGCGGCGGGCTGAACCTCGGCATGGACTACCTGCCGGGCTCCATCGGCTTCGACCCGCTCGCCTACGAGATGGATCCCGTCGAGGCGGGCCGCGTGGTCTGGTTCGACGCGCTGATCAACAACGTGGACCGGTCCTGGCGCAATCCCAACATGCTCGTCTGGCACGGCGAGCCCTGGCTCATCGACCACGGCGCCACCATGATCTGGCACCACAACTGGCCCGGCGCCCAGGCCTCCGCCGCCAAGCCGTACGACGCCTCCGACCACGTCCTGGCCACCTACGGCCCCGACGTGGCCGCCGCTGCCGCCGAGCTGGCACCCCGGGTCACCGAGGAGCTGCTGACGGAGGTCACCGCTGACGTACCCGACGAGTGGCTGGTGGACGAGCCGGGCTTCGACGCGCCCGACGCCGTGCGCCGCGCGTACGTCGAGGCGCTGCTGCCGCGGGCCGCGACCATCCACGAACGCGTCACCGTGGGGGAGCGGACCGAGCGCAAGCCGTCGCAGGCGCCCGGCTGGCTGACCGACCACCTCACCCCCTGGCCGCACACGACCGGCCAGGGCGAGCACAGCAAGCAGAAGGACAGCGGCGAGTGA
- a CDS encoding DUF3037 domain-containing protein encodes MTERNVFEYALLRVVPRVDRGECFNAGVVVYCRAKAFVAARTHLDERKLAALDPEADVLGVRAALHAVEGVCRGGDDAGQARREDAGRRFRWLVAPRSTVVQPGPVHTGLTTDPEAEVERLLDLLVR; translated from the coding sequence GTGACCGAGCGGAACGTCTTCGAATACGCCCTGCTGCGGGTCGTCCCGCGCGTCGACCGCGGCGAGTGCTTCAACGCCGGGGTGGTGGTGTACTGCCGCGCCAAGGCCTTCGTCGCCGCGCGGACGCACCTGGACGAGCGGAAGCTCGCCGCGCTCGACCCCGAGGCCGACGTCCTCGGCGTACGGGCCGCGCTGCACGCCGTCGAGGGCGTCTGCCGCGGCGGCGACGACGCCGGGCAGGCCCGCCGCGAGGACGCCGGGCGGCGGTTCCGCTGGCTGGTCGCGCCCCGCTCCACCGTCGTCCAGCCCGGCCCCGTCCACACCGGGCTCACCACGGACCCGGAGGCCGAGGTCGAACGGCTGCTGGACCTGCTCGTCCGCTGA
- the fabG gene encoding 3-oxoacyl-ACP reductase FabG, producing MSTTQQRVAVVTGGARGIGAATAVRLAAEGRAVAVLDLDEAACKDTVDTITAAGGTALAVGCDVSDSAQVEAAVARVAEELGAPVILVNNAGVLRDNLLFKMSESDWDTVVNVHLKGAFLMAKACQKHMVDAGFGRIVSLSSSSALGNRGQANYAAVKAGLQGFTKTLAKELGKFGITANAVAPGFIVTEMTAQTAARVGMGFEEFQAAAATQIPVQRVGRPEDVANAIAFFTGDDAGFVSGQVLYVAGGPLN from the coding sequence ATGTCCACCACCCAGCAGCGCGTGGCCGTCGTGACCGGAGGGGCGCGCGGCATCGGCGCGGCGACCGCCGTACGGCTCGCGGCCGAGGGCCGCGCCGTCGCCGTCCTCGACCTCGACGAGGCCGCCTGCAAGGACACCGTCGACACGATCACCGCGGCCGGCGGCACCGCCCTCGCGGTCGGCTGCGACGTCTCCGACAGCGCCCAGGTGGAGGCCGCCGTCGCGCGCGTCGCCGAGGAGCTCGGCGCCCCGGTCATCCTTGTCAACAACGCGGGCGTCCTGCGCGACAACCTGCTGTTCAAGATGTCCGAGTCCGACTGGGACACGGTCGTGAACGTGCACCTCAAGGGCGCGTTCCTGATGGCCAAGGCGTGCCAGAAGCACATGGTGGACGCGGGCTTCGGCCGGATCGTCAGCCTCTCCTCGTCCTCCGCGCTCGGCAACCGGGGCCAGGCCAACTACGCCGCCGTCAAGGCCGGGCTCCAGGGCTTCACCAAGACCCTCGCCAAGGAACTCGGCAAGTTCGGCATCACCGCCAACGCCGTCGCGCCCGGCTTCATCGTCACCGAGATGACCGCCCAGACCGCCGCGCGTGTGGGCATGGGCTTCGAGGAGTTCCAGGCGGCCGCCGCCACGCAGATCCCGGTGCAGCGCGTGGGCCGCCCCGAGGACGTGGCGAACGCGATCGCCTTCTTCACGGGCGACGACGCCGGATTCGTATCCGGCCAGGTCCTGTACGTGGCCGGCGGGCCCCTCAACTGA
- a CDS encoding SDR family oxidoreductase — protein MNASELPEPTGRVALVTGGSRGIGYGIAEALVARGDRVCITGRGEDALKEAVERLGADRALYVAGKAHDEAHQALAVERTMETFGRVDYLVNNAGTNPVFGPMADLDLNVARKVYETNVISALGFAQQTWRAWQKENGGAIVNIASVAGVAASPFVGAYGMSKAAMINLTLQLAHEFAPAVRVNAIAPAVVKTKFAEALYEGREAEVTAAYPLGRLGVPSDIGGAAAFLTSDQSDWITGQTLVVDGGIFLNAGVG, from the coding sequence ATGAACGCCAGCGAACTGCCCGAGCCGACCGGCCGGGTCGCCCTCGTCACCGGCGGCAGCCGGGGCATCGGCTACGGCATCGCCGAGGCCCTCGTCGCGCGCGGCGACCGGGTCTGCATCACCGGACGCGGTGAGGACGCACTCAAGGAGGCCGTCGAGCGGCTCGGCGCCGACCGTGCCCTGTACGTGGCCGGCAAGGCCCACGACGAGGCCCACCAGGCGCTCGCCGTCGAGCGGACCATGGAGACCTTCGGCCGCGTGGACTACCTGGTCAACAACGCCGGGACGAACCCCGTCTTCGGTCCCATGGCCGACCTCGACCTCAACGTGGCCCGCAAGGTCTACGAGACGAACGTGATCTCCGCCCTCGGCTTCGCCCAGCAGACCTGGAGGGCCTGGCAGAAGGAGAACGGCGGCGCGATCGTCAACATCGCGTCGGTCGCCGGTGTCGCCGCGTCCCCGTTCGTGGGGGCGTACGGGATGAGCAAGGCGGCGATGATCAACCTCACGCTCCAGCTCGCCCACGAGTTCGCCCCGGCCGTCCGGGTCAACGCGATCGCGCCCGCCGTCGTGAAGACGAAATTCGCGGAGGCCCTCTACGAGGGCCGGGAGGCGGAGGTGACCGCCGCCTATCCGCTCGGCAGGCTCGGCGTTCCCTCGGATATCGGTGGCGCCGCCGCATTCCTTACATCCGACCAATCGGACTGGATCACCGGACAGACCCTGGTGGTCGACGGGGGAATTTTCCTCAATGCCGGAGTCGGCTGA
- a CDS encoding ABC transporter substrate-binding protein, giving the protein MFNRTSLQAAAALASISLLAGCSLFAGDEAEAESRIVVGTTSSPTTLDPAAAWDSSWELYRNVFQTLLSFPTGSTTPQPDAADCKFTDGASKVFECDLHDGLQFSSGTKVDAAAVKHSIERIRTINAEGGPNGLLGSLDKIETRGDKTVVFHLKESDATFPFVLATPAMSIVDPASYPADKLREDGKVVGSGPYNLAKYTEGVEAELVKNPTYKGFAGDRKNSAVTIRYFGDSEAMVAALKNKEIDATYRGLTAEEVVDLSEKKPENEGLQVVESTGATIHYLVFNPDDPQAGNPAVRRAIAQIIDRGALVAKAYRGTAEPLYSMVPKGIAGHTTKFFDQYGDPDVAKAKSILRKAGIDKPVKLTFGYTTDRYGSSTADEFAELKRQLEESGLFEITLVGKPWKEFQAAYQKGEYPVFGRGWFPDFPDPDNFVAPFVGKNNVHAAPYEQAEIIEQLLPESRRKSDRGAVTEQFERAQQIFVEDVRLLPLWQGKLYVAASEEIGGAERALDPQTVMQLWELHRKTSW; this is encoded by the coding sequence GTGTTCAACCGGACCAGTCTGCAGGCAGCTGCAGCCCTTGCGTCCATATCCCTGCTGGCGGGATGCAGTCTCTTCGCGGGCGATGAAGCCGAGGCGGAAAGCAGGATCGTCGTCGGGACGACGAGTTCTCCGACCACCCTCGACCCAGCGGCCGCGTGGGACAGCTCGTGGGAGCTGTACCGGAACGTCTTCCAGACGCTTCTGAGCTTCCCCACCGGCAGCACGACGCCCCAGCCGGACGCGGCGGACTGCAAGTTCACCGACGGCGCCAGCAAGGTGTTCGAGTGCGATCTGCATGACGGGCTGCAGTTCTCCTCCGGCACCAAGGTCGACGCCGCGGCCGTCAAGCACTCGATCGAGCGCATCCGCACGATCAACGCGGAGGGCGGCCCCAACGGGCTCCTCGGGTCTCTCGACAAGATCGAGACCCGGGGCGACAAGACGGTCGTCTTCCACCTGAAGGAGTCGGACGCCACCTTCCCGTTCGTCCTCGCCACCCCGGCCATGTCGATCGTGGACCCCGCCTCCTACCCTGCGGACAAGCTCCGCGAGGACGGCAAGGTCGTCGGCTCCGGCCCGTACAACCTCGCCAAGTACACCGAGGGCGTCGAGGCGGAACTGGTCAAGAACCCCACGTACAAGGGGTTCGCGGGCGACCGCAAGAACTCCGCCGTCACCATCCGCTACTTCGGTGACTCCGAGGCGATGGTCGCGGCGCTGAAGAACAAGGAGATCGACGCCACCTACCGGGGCCTCACCGCCGAGGAGGTCGTGGACCTCAGCGAGAAGAAGCCCGAGAACGAGGGCCTCCAGGTCGTCGAGTCCACCGGCGCGACCATCCACTACCTGGTCTTCAACCCCGACGACCCGCAGGCCGGCAACCCCGCCGTCCGCCGGGCCATCGCCCAGATCATCGACCGGGGCGCCCTCGTCGCCAAGGCGTACCGGGGCACCGCCGAGCCGCTGTACTCGATGGTCCCGAAGGGCATCGCCGGGCACACGACCAAGTTCTTCGACCAGTACGGCGACCCGGACGTCGCCAAGGCGAAGAGCATCCTTCGCAAGGCCGGCATCGACAAGCCGGTGAAGCTGACCTTCGGCTACACGACCGACCGGTACGGCTCCTCGACGGCCGACGAGTTCGCCGAGCTCAAGCGGCAGCTGGAGGAGTCCGGCCTGTTCGAGATCACCCTGGTCGGCAAGCCCTGGAAGGAGTTCCAGGCGGCCTACCAGAAGGGCGAGTACCCGGTCTTCGGCCGTGGCTGGTTCCCCGACTTCCCGGACCCGGACAACTTCGTCGCGCCGTTCGTCGGCAAGAACAACGTCCACGCCGCGCCGTACGAGCAGGCGGAGATCATCGAGCAGCTGCTGCCCGAGTCGCGCCGCAAGAGCGACCGCGGCGCGGTCACGGAGCAGTTCGAGCGGGCCCAGCAGATCTTCGTCGAGGACGTCCGCCTGCTGCCCCTGTGGCAGGGCAAGCTGTACGTGGCGGCCAGCGAGGAGATCGGCGGCGCCGAGCGCGCCCTCGACCCGCAGACCGTCATGCAGCTGTGGGAGCTGCACCGCAAGACCAGCTGGTAA